TCTTtacaaaaggcaaagaaaaatctctttggaaTGATTTTGGATCAAAAGTGTTCAGATTAGAAAAATTAGTCTTGTTAACTTGAGGATTTAAGTATCTTCTGAAAAGGCCCCCTTTGCATAAAATGTGGTTATCATGAAAACCCCCCAAAACATGAAAAGCTGATTGTGAGACATGTGCATTGAAAAGAGCAAAGTACAAGCAACAAATGCAAAACTCTGTAAGCGGGACTACATCGAACTAAAAAGCTTCcgaatagcaaaagaaacaatgaacaaaatgaaaaggcaacctaccaaatgagagaaaatatttgcaaaccaaattTATATcttataaggggttaatatccggAATATgtaagaactcctacaactcaatagcaaaaaaacaaacaaaaacaaaaagcaaaacaaacaaaaaaacccaatttgtttgaaaaatgggcaaaggatctgaatagacattttcccaaaaaagacatacaaatgccaACAAGGCGCTCAATATCAGTAATCATCaaggaactgcaaatcaaaaccacaatgagatatcacctcacacctgttagaaagACTAGTATAACAAGATAAGATACAACAAATGCTAGTGaatatgtagagaaaagggaaccttggTAAGAATGTAGACTGGTAtaatcactgtggaaaatggCATAGAcactcctcaaaaaattaaaaatagaactaccatatgagctaggcaatcccacttctgggtatatatctgaaggagaCAAAATTACAGTGTCAAAGAAGTATCTGCCTtcccatgttcattacagcattgttCACAAAAGCCAAGGCATGAAAGCaatgatagatgaataaagaaaatgggaaaacatgagatatatgtatacacacacatatacatggcataaatatatgaataatatatatgtggtgtgtgtgtatattccaAGAGAAGTCTTGGGATAACTGTGTTTTGTACAtgcgtaaaaaaaaaaatgaaaccttaccatttgtaacaacatggatggactttgagggcactatgctaagtgaagtaagtcagagaaagacaaataatgtataaTCTCACTTACAGGTAGAATAAAAAacatcaaattcatagaaacagagcaTAAAGGTGGTTGTCAGAGGCTGAGGGGTAGAAGAAATGGGAAGATTTTGGTCAAATgatacaaattttcagttatgagTATCAGGGATcttaatgtacagcatggtgactagttaacaatactatattgtacatttgaaagttgctatgagAGTAAAGCTTTAATCTTCTCaccataaaaacaataataacaaaagataaTTACGTGGAGTACGGTGAAGAATGTGTTGACTAACCTTATTGCAGTAAGCGTCTTGCAATATATACATGCACCAAATCATCACAATGTACACTTCAAGCttacacaatgttgtatgtcacttatatctcaataaaactgggacaaagaaaaagaacaacaacaaaaaagagcagAATATACAAGTTTTTATCTTGGTTCTGGTTATGCTTTGAAATAAAAGTCATGTGGGTCCCTGGATAAGAGATAGAACATGAAATATGAGAGAGTTGAAGGTCTTCATTGATGAGACCATGcttcatttctccctcttctgtctccTCAGTTATGACTATACATTCAGTCAGTTTACattccttttaaacttttaaaattatgtttaaaattccATTTGGGGAGCTTTAGTTCCTGGGGCTTGAGGTACATTCTTTTGAATGATGGGAATGATCCTAAAGTGACTCAAAACCCTGCCTGGTGAATAATAGGAGGGAAAAGCTGAAAAGTAACGAGACTTCTTCCCCCCATGCAATTCCCCAAGAGCCTCTGATGACCCTTCCCTAAGAAGCATGTCTACCACACTTCCAGCAGAACTGTCACAGAACAGCTATACAGTCCCCTACATAAGTTTTCTGATCAATGTATTGTCTCCGTCAGCAATGCTGGTTGGAAACCCTCCATCTTGTCAGTCATAGTGCCCATgtcaaatatattaagaaaaaatttcccATTACATGATTCTTTATCATATACACaagaaaggcaaatataaaaaaaaatgtcatgtctCAGAGATAAAAATCAACATTCTGTAGTCAGAAGGACCACAGTTGCTCAAGActgaacagaagaaaagagaagaaatacaacGGAGGGCAGCTGTGGATATTTTATTCCAATTCTTAGCTGGTTTACAAAAATAACCTTTTATCTTTCCCAACGAGTTATCTGAGCTGCAGTCTTATTCAAGGTACATGGATTCCATTATCAAGTGATAGGTCAATAAAGTCCTAAGGAGTCTACACCCAAGGACATGTCTAATACCTGTCTGATTCACATACAGGTTTCTCAGGGCATCTCCTAAGGGTCAAGTACAAGATCCAGTCAGTTCTCTAGAAACccctatatatttaatttattttaaaacttgcaGTTCTTTTAGGATCATTTTCTCCAAGATTCATCAGGTGCTTATCTACCCAAAATATGCATCAAGAGCTGTTATCACCTAAAATGACTGAGTGCTTAGATTTTGATGATGAACAGCATGTATATATCCATATTTAGGAATGCCACAAGAGTTCTTTAATGAGATCATGAGTATGTCACAAGTAATGCAATCATTTAGTCAAAACAAAATCCTACTTAATTGGCCAAAAGATAAATGGGGGGGTGGTGTCATCAGCACCTGGGCAGGGTATATAAAGGGCCCAAAGCAGGACAAAGACATTCACACCTGACAACATCCAAATCCTCTCACCAGTCCAAACCTAAACAGCCCCACACATCACCATGTCCGGCTCCTGCTGTGGTTCCATCTGCTCCTCCCAGGGCTGTGGCACAGAATGCTGCCAGCCCTGCTGCTGCCGCGACCCCTGCTGCTGCCGCCCCGTGAGCTGCCAGACCACCGTGTGCCGCCCCGTGACCTGCACCTGCCGCTGCACGCGCCCCATCTGTGAGCCCTGCCGCCGCCCTGTGTGCTGTGACCCCTGCTCCCTGCAGGAGGGCTGCTGCCGCCCCATCAGCTGCTGCCCCACGTCCTGCACGGCCGTGGTCTGCCGCCCCTGCTGCTGGGCCTCCACCTGCTGCCAGCCCATTTCTGTGCAGGCGCCCTGCTGCCGCCCCTCCTGCTGCCAGCCTGCCCCCTGCCGCACCACCTGCAGGACCTCCCCCTGCTGCTAAGAAGTGTACCGACTGTCTAGAACAAGCTATCAACTTTCTGAAAACGTCGTACTCCCATCTCTACCTAACAAACCTCCAGCCCTGAACTATCAAGACCCCAAGTCAACCAGAGGTTGAATGAAAATACAGGCTCACTTATTAAGACTTGGGCTATTCTCAAGTCTTTGTAACACTATCAACTCCCTTCTTCCCACTGTAGATCTTAGATCTTGTGGCATGCTTCTTTTCTAATAAACTTCTCATCTTTGgcctagaaaatatatttttggttttacttgttcattctaattttttttcattaagtttattttttattttacttaaatcaatttgccaacatataaaatatactgATTGCCTACCATCTGCAAGTCACAGGCTAGATGgtatatgataaaattaaaattgagttAAAAATGCTCCCCTCTTCAAGAAACTTCTAGGGAGATAAATGAAATTCACAATGATgcaactaaaaattataaaatgaaaaaaaagtacaacataCATTGGTGTCAACAGAGAAATCGGTATTGACTAGGGAGGGAGAACAAGGAACACTGAGAAGGGAGCTAGCATTTTGTATAGGTTAAGATTTTGGCATGCAGGTATAAAAGACGATGGCATTCTCAACTCTGGTAATAATACACATGAAGGTATGGAGAGAGGGACTGTTCAGAGGATAGTTTGGCTGGGAACACTGGATATATGTAAAATGATGgtggaaaataaatttggaaaatgtgtatGCTTTTAATACTAACCAAAGGAGTATGCCCTTAGTGCAGTAAGTACTAGGGAGCTGTTGAAAGTCTTGGGGCAAGTGATTGGCACAAAGGGTACTGAGTATCAGCATGATTCTTATGGTAGTTGCTTATCAAAAATGAGGCCAAAGGCTAGACATATAATAGCTATACAGAAACAATTCAAGAGGCCATTGTACTGGTCCAAGTGATATACAGTAAGAACTGAACTACAATGATAGCCATGGAATAAAGAAGACCCAAAGAGTAGGGCAGACATAGAAACTCAGAGGATATATTACCTAATTGTGGGAAACAAATAGTTAAGAATGAAATGtgttgggatgcctaggtggctcagcagttgagcatctgccttcagctgagggtgtgatcctgaggtcctgggatcaagtcccttaacagtctccctgcagggagcctgcttctcactctgcctatgtctctgtctctctctgtgtctctcattaataaataaataaaatcttttaaaaaatcaaatgtgttaTTGCAGCTTTAGGTAAAACTCTTCTGTCAGAAGACACCTAATAGAATCTTAACATATTCATGCTTATTTACTGTATGTTTACTACTCCATAGCATTTCTGCCCACTACTAGTATTTCTATTCTTGAGCTattctaaagtaatttttaaaaataaggagacaaAGAGTTTTAATACTTAATTGATCctggaaaacagcatggtataaaataaaatgaactgatGTAGGAGGGAGAGATAGAAGTTTTATACCCAGCTCTTCTGGCTGTCTATTGTGTGAATAAAGCAAGTCACTAATCTCTCCAAAATGCAGCCACTCCTAGACTCAGTAGTATTCTAACATCAACTGATGccaagaggaaattaaaagcaGTCTATACCAAAAAATCAGTGTTCCAATTTAAAACTATAAGGATGGATGATAGTATATTTGAATCTTTTCCTTGATTCATCCCTCCTATCAGTACTACAATGATTTGTACACTAGAGCAAGATATGAGGCAGACAGATTGAACCTCCCTTCTGCACAACCTTTTAGTGCTCTGTGCATAATATGatgatttaataaacatttgatacttataaaaacaatgatgttagtttcttttaaaaaatgtcagtttCTATAACTATATAATCAAATGTTTGGACAAAacaatttattgtttttgatCTCTGATACTTGATGATTCCTTCAACCACTTTTCAACTTCATACCTGTGGTCATGGTTATCATATGATATGAATATCTTTCTTGATACTTGCATGAATCACATTCTAATGTAATTCTATCACTGTTCAAACCAATACTTCCACCTCATAAAAAGCTAACTATGTGCTTCTATTCAAGATTGGAAGGAAAGAATAAGCCTACCACAAATAGCAATAATATGCTCTTTTGGccaccacttctttttttcatttccccccATGTAAACACTACACATTCTTCTTTTGAccacatgttctttcttttggcaaCCACCAAAactgtttcaaatttattttgctaaatGTATATCCAGCTTTCTGGCTATGTACTGTGTAAATGGAGCAGCTAGTCACTTACCTCTCCAAATTATAGTCATTCCTAGAGTCAGCAGTATTCTAACATTGGCTGGTGGTGAGGGGAAATTAAAAGTGGtctatatcaaaatatcaatccTTTCCACCTATACCTATTGAATGATATTAGATCATTCATTTCCTACCCTGTCTTATATGCACTGTAATCCAGAAAGGATATTTCCTaactcctgcttttctttttagtggTTTGCCTTTGTAAATTCAATTGTTGTGCTCTTTGGTCTAATATCCTTTCACAGGACATATGGTGATTACATAAGTtgaaaataaatcccacttatgagaaataaatactgTCTAGATAATCTATATAGCAGTGATTTTTATCgttcatagaaaaatataaattacactTACATTTCTGTGTGGTATTTTCCTCATTATTGGCTATgaattttagtctttcttttaaattttggctaATAAAATATCCGTAGTAAATTGGAATGGAACAGTTTTTGTTCTCTACATCTTCCTGAGTGATATTTTCTCAAGTCTGAAGTGTGAGATTCAGGAGAGATCATGGAAATTGGGAAAGATCCAATTTCTGGAAAAATCTATGGATTTCTATCAATGTGAAGTTTATCAGAGTTTCTATCTGACTAACTGTAGAGACTATAatcttattaataaaaaaaattaaaatgtcttacATAAGAAAGTCAATTGTTACTAATTTTTTCTGGAGATTTGAGTTTGGTGAATATGACCCTAAAATCACGTCATCTTATGAGTGAGAGTCACTTTGTCAGGTGATGCAGAATGGAAGCTGAGACTTGAGGAGAAATTACAGCATTGTTTGGAAATGAAACAATAACATTTCTATGAAGGAAGAAACATTTAGTGAATATTAGCTGAGCAATAAGGAAAAACCAATCTGAGGATGCATTTAAAATAACTCAATATTTGAACAATCAAAGGACTCTGGAAAAGCTTGTTTAAAGAGTAACAAGATAAAAATGCTGTCCATCACAAACAAAGGAACTGGCCAAGACCTATAAAAGgcccaagtggaataagcagcTCTCACTCAGAAACTCCACTAAGCAACCCAACTCTCAACCCAGCTCCTGACCATGGCCTGCTGCTCCACTAGCTTCTGTGGATTTCCCACCTGCTCCACCAGTGGGAActgtggctccagctgctgccagcctaGCTGCTGTCAGACCAGCTGCTGCCAGCCAACCAGTTGCCAGACCAGCTGCTGCCAGCCAACCAGCTGCCAgaccagctgctgccagcctAGCTGCTCCCAGCCAACTTGCTGTCAgaccagctgctgccagcccagctgctgtCAGACCAGCTGCTGTGGGACTGGCTGTGGCATTGGTGGTGGCCAGGAGGGTGGCAGTGGAGCTATGAGCTGCCGAGTCAGGTGGTGCCGCCCTGACTGCCGCGTGGAGGACacctgcctgcccccctgctgCGTGGTGAGCTGCACACCCCCAACCTGCTGCCAGCTGCACCATGCCCAGGCCTCCTGCTGCCGCCCATCCTACTGTGGACAGTCCTGCTGCCGCCCAGCCTGCTGCTCCTACTGCTGCCAGCCCACCTGCTGCCAGCCCACCTGCTGCCAGTCTACTTGTTGAAAACCTCATTCTAAATGAATCCTGAGAAACTGGTACTTCAAAATGAGCCAATGTAGAGTCCCAACAACATCTGAGCTCTAATACTCAAAATCCAGCTTGCAAACTCTTATCACATGGCTACATAATTTTCCTAAGATGTGAATTAATTTATAATCGAAGaccaaaaatatttcataaacctCGATATGAACAGAAGTCCTACAAGGTTAagagaaatatgtaaaattttactataaatatCTGAAGCAGCTCAACAGCTCTTTGGAGTTgggatttaataaaatttttattcttcagtgATGAAGTCATTGTTGGAGCcttcttttctttggaattttttattgctattggGGTACTTGGATTTTTCAAAATCTCAATAACTATGCTATGACAGTatggtttttcttaatttttgtcctGTTATAAAGGTCTTTGAAAGATGGGTTTTCTTTGTTTAGCCATTAAATAGTCTAATATCTGCAGCCAAAATCTATGATTAAAAGaatctatcagaaaaaaaagaatctatcagTATTTAAGAATTATTCCCCAAGGTCTTCACATATGCAAACTGATGGGTTAGGTTTTCCAGAAGATCAATTTtacaaaaaggaatttttatgtcATTTAGCTTCTTGAGGTGTTaccaaatctttttatttcagtcaCATGACTCAGTGTACAATTCTTTCAATTATCAAGGGTATAAAAGGGTAATACATAATTGGAAAGACAGTAAACATAAGATTTCAAATTACTAGTATAAGATGTAAAGGCATCCTGAATTCTTGTCACTACTTTGTAACTAAGAATCTATGGATTCTTGAGCAAGGCCTTTTGCCTGCCTGGGCACCAGTTGAAAGCCCGGAAAATAAGAGAATTGACTTTCATTGCTTACATTACAACATCCTTCTCAGGCAGAGGATAGATTATTTCCTAAACAGGTAATAATGCACTGACAATTAGTCTCTTCAGATACCCACTAGGGAAAAAGTATTCAGTGGTCAAATAATGTTGCATGCATTTTCACCATCTTTAAGGTTTATATAAAGCACAATAGAATATTAAAGAAAGCTCTAAAACTATTATTCCCAAATTGATTTAATCAGGgaatcttccatttatttattattaactaaCATCCTGTAACACTAGTATTCCTCAAAATATACTTTGGAAAATGATGAAAGGGAATTTCAACTAATGTTCCTATAGCATTTATACAGTTCTTTCATGTATTGTtaagtagaaaacaaatattcattacAGGAAGGGTTTAAGCAAGCATGATACTGGCATTCACTATGTCCAGTCTTATTCTAATCTCCAGAGAGAGAGGTCTAGAATGAAGcaaggatgaaataaaaaaccACATAATAAGACCTTCCATtttaatggataaaatctttaattataaaatcaaaGTGGTAAACCAGTGGCAGGAGATAAAGGGAAATGGGGAATGATTACTAAAGATTATTAGGTGATGAAAAAGTTTTTAAGCTAGAGAAAGGAATGGAGGTTGCAAAACATTATTGATGCACTAAAAGTCATtcaattgtacactttaaaatggtttagTATACATtatatgaatttcatttcaaCTTAAAAAACTAAGTCAAAGGATTGGGGTTTCCATTAACACGACTTACCAGCATTAGAAAAAAAGCACCACCTTTAGGTAGACACAGTCTATAGAATATACAGCTTACTGAGCCTATAGCATCTTTGTGTGAAAAAGGTTCTCCCTCCTCTGAGAGGACAGAGCCTACCATCAGGGCACAACCTACACATTCATACACAATGTGTCTAAAACATGTTCAACACTCTACGTCCCTCATATACCACTCTCTTAGCTTCCAACAGATTAGGAAAACTTAGGTTGGATGCACCTTTTACTTAGAAGGGCTTCAGCTTGAAGCACCAAAAGAGCCAAGTGGACATGCAGAAGAGAAGATCTTATTACCTGATATAGAATAAAAAATGGGGGATGTTCAACTGGTTGGCATATCAACCATATCTTATCACTCAGGAAAGTAAGGCAGAGGCAACTGAATTAGAGAACTAGTAAAATGGACTTTAAGGAATTGAGAGAAGCCCCAAAATTTACAATAAGAAACTCAGAACCTTGatctcttaaagaaaaataactcaataTATAAGTATCTATAAACAGAAGGCAaacattcaataataaaaaacaaacacatcctttcttcttttggtaCTACTGTGTCTGGGCCCCATCACTTAAATGAAGTAATGAAAACGAAAGAGAATAAGCAAagtaataaaatagttttaaatgactGGCATTCCTTTCTCAAAGAAGACCACAGATAGAGATATCCAGCATTTAAACAGGACAGAAAATCTACACAGAAACATCATGAATGATTATAACTTCTTACTCTATTTGTATGAGAACcaatcaagaagaaatggatttaagcggtaggagaaaataattttattttcttaatttatttgggAAGGTAAGGGAATGTTCAGATTTGTCTGTGGCAGAGGAGTAGAATTCTCAAATTTTAAGTGTCATACCTTATGTGATGGTTAATCTTATGTATGAACTTGACTGGTTTAAAGGAGATATAGTTTAAAAGAGAGCTGGTAAAACATGATTCCTGGGTATCTCTGTGAAGGTGTTTACAGAAGGAATTCACATATGAATCTGCAGAATGAGTAAAGAAGATTGTCTTCACCAATGTGGGTGGGTATCATCTACTCCATTGAGACCcggaatagaacaaaaaggcagagaaagggtgAACTGTTCTATAGCTCAAGCTGGGACATCCATTTTCTGCCTTTAGACTTCACTGCTCCTGGTGGGACTTCTCAGGCTCCATATCTGTGTGAACCAATCCCTcacaataaatacacacacacacacacacacacacacacacacacacacacatcctattagttctgtttctctggagaacccttaCTAGAACATCTTATTCTTAATAATTCTCTGAAGGCAATTAAAGCCCAGAAACATGAAAACTGAGTTAAGTTTTGCACCAATGTTAGATGCTAAAAACAGTGCCACACCAGAAAAGTACAGAAATAGAGATTTAACAAACAACATTACTATCTCCAGTGCCTTTATCAGGAGGTATTTCAACTCCTCAAACATCTGAATTGTTTGCAAGGGGAGATAAATGTTTTTAGTATCAGAGATTCTActgaatttaaatatgaattaaatagCTCCTGAGATTGTAATGGTGACAAATCTACATATTCCAAACATCCAAGGTGGAAAAATTAGCTAATCAAAGAATCTGTGATGTAGATTTGCTTAAGGAGAGGAGGCCAAAAATTCACATACCTTTTAACTCAAAATTTGATGTGGGATTTGAAAGTGTCTTAATTCTGACTTGGGAAGAGTTATGATCTTAACTCAAAACTGTCATTTCTGGAGAAGCAGGACTGAACACCTGGTATTCTGATTCAACCTGTAtaagtagcattttaaaattcatttccctATAATAGAATCCATACTCAACAGAGACCAGGTCACCTTTCATTGCACCTGCACAAATTCGAATTATATTAGCTTTCAGTGAGTTGGACTAGTTTCTAATATGTACAGTAAACTGCATATTGCAGATCTAACTCACATGCTCCAGTGTTAATACATGGAGTGTGATTTTTATGCAGTTAAGGACATTTAAACTATTAGAATGTGGTAACATTCTAATATCAAAATTTAGATAAAGTCACAAGTCAAATAGGTTAACAACCTTTTTAGCACTTGAGATTTTCTTGAAATGTGCTtattatatagttaaaaaaataaaattttcagagaaGCCTCTAATTGTGTTGTTACTCACCCTAAGCGCTGCCTTTCTTCCTTTGACTctaaaaaaagtttgaaagtgggccacatttttacatcttttcttaCCCTTTGATTTTCTCTAGAACAATTGCTTACATTTGGAAAAcagagtattttttaagattttatttatttaagagagagagtgtgtgcatgtgtgtgagagagagagaaagagggagagatcacaagcagggaggagggcagagacagagggagaagcagactctccactgagcagggagctcagtgtccatcctaggacactgggatcatgacctgagcagaaggcagaagcttaaccgactgagccatccaggcaccctggaaaAAAGTATTGACTATAGTGGTTGAAAGAGTTTAGTCTGGAGTCAGATGATGTGGGTTCAAATCTcagattcagggcagcccgggtggctcaacggtttagcgctgccttcagcccagggcatgatcctggacacccgggatcgagtcccacatcaggctccctgcatggagcctgcttctccctctgcctgtgtctctgcctctttctctctctctgtctctcatgaatgaataaataaaatctttaaaaaaattcagattcaCCACTTCTTGTTGTGAAACTAGGCAAGAGATGTAAATCTGTTTGAGGCTCAGTTTCATTACATGGATGATGGGAGTAGCTATAGGCGTGGCTCATGGGATCgcagtaaaaattaaatgaactgaTACAGGCAAAGTAGTCAGAACCATTTGGGCACCCAAGTGCTCCAGAAACTGTGATCAGTAACAATTCATCCACATTTCTCAGTCACCCAAAAAGCATCCCTTTCTGGCCAGCTGGATCACTTTGTTTCACAGTCAAATTGAAGATAAGAAAGATAAATGGGCAGTAGTTGACATCAGGGCCATGTTGCTGGGAATTAAACTGTCATGTGAGGCCCAAGAGCTCGATTATTAGGATCAACATTGAGTAATACTGACACTCCTTAAAGATGAGGCATTATTGGTCATTGCCCATTATTCTTAGGGCAATGAccaaattttaacaaatatgaaGGACTGTGGGATGTGTAGCCAATGAATGCCAATGATTACTTGACTGTGGTAAAGAAAACTAATTGTAGACCAAATAAAATGAACGTTAAAAGCCTTTTAGAGGTTGAAAATTAACTCAGGAATAGGGCAATTATTATTCAGAGACAGATTATTTATACACAAACAAGAAAGAGATTTTGAGAATTATGTAAATCATAGCTAGCCAAGCCCTATAAAAGGCCCAGCGTGGAAGTCACCACCAAATCTCAAAAACTTCTCTTAGCAACTCAACTCTCAACCCACCTCCTGACCATGGCCTGCTGCTCTACTAGCTTCTGTGGATTTCCCACCTGCTCCACCAGTGGGAActgtggctccagctgctgccagcctaGCTGCTGTCAGACCAGCTGCTGCCAGCCAACCAGTTGCCAgaccagctgctgccagcctagctgctgccagcccagctgctCCCAGCCAACTTGCTGTCAgaccagctgctgccagcccagctgctgtCAGACCAGCTGCTGTGGGACTGGCTGTGGCATTGGTGGTGGCCAGGAGGGTGGCAGTGGAGCTATGAGCTGCCGAGTCAGGTGGTGCCGCCCTGACTGCCGCGTGGAGGACacctgcctgcccccctgctgCGTGGTGAGCTGCACACCCCCAACCTGCTGCCAGCTGCACCATGCCCAGGCCTCCTGCTGCCGCCCATCCTACTGTGGACAGTCCTGCTGCCGCCCAGCCTGCTGCTCCTACTGCTGCCAGCCCACCTGCTGCCAGCCCACCTGCTGCCAGCCCACCTGTTGCCAGCCCACCTGCTAAAAGCAAGGTTGTTGATTTTTGATTTGAAGTTTCAACTTCCAAATCAATTCATGAACTAATTTTCTCTTCCACTTCTCATGGACCACTAACAAATTCTTGAActtttatttggattttgttgTGGGGGATACCACACATTTGGGCCTCACAGATCTATCTGATTCCATTCAATTCTGGAAAGACCTCATTCTCCCCACTGAGGTtgccaaaatataaatttaactcAAGAAATTGCCTTCAGGACGCATGTGAATTTACTCTCTATGACTCAGTGCCACCGATGCCACAGAAGAACCATCTGTCCTTCTCAGATATATACACCTCCTCTATGCCACCATTCTGCAAGCTGCAGTTTTTATGAAAGGGAATTAATATACCAAGgtctattaaattttatttggtgCAACAAACATATCTATTCTTCTTCATTGAGTGTGTTCGTGATATGTCTTTCATAAAAAGTCACTAAAGATTTTAGTCTGTTTTGGATATCCCACATTGCTGTCTAGGAAATTTGATCAGATCCAATGGATGTTAATCCCCATAGAAAGATAAAGCAAAAGCAGTTATATAGGGCCTCAGAAGTGGCACAGACtctatttccatatcttgaccTCACAAAATGTTTCCATAGAGTTACAGAAATCGGGAACTCTGAATCCAGAGCCAGAATATGATGTATTTTTTCAAGTC
The Vulpes vulpes isolate BD-2025 chromosome 2, VulVul3, whole genome shotgun sequence genome window above contains:
- the LOC112918113 gene encoding keratin-associated protein 2-3-like, whose translation is MSGSCCGSICSSQGCGTECCQPCCCRDPCCCRPVSCQTTVCRPVTCTCRCTRPICEPCRRPVCCDPCSLQEGCCRPISCCPTSCTAVVCRPCCWASTCCQPISVQAPCCRPSCCQPAPCRTTCRTSPCC
- the LOC112918028 gene encoding keratin-associated protein 1-3-like, with translation MACCSTSFCGFPTCSTSGNCGSSCCQPSCCQTSCCQPTSCQTSCCQPTSCQTSCCQPSCSQPTCCQTSCCQPSCCQTSCCGTGCGIGGGQEGGSGAMSCRVRWCRPDCRVEDTCLPPCCVVSCTPPTCCQLHHAQASCCRPSYCGQSCCRPACCSYCCQPTCCQPTCCQSTC
- the LOC112918027 gene encoding keratin, high-sulfur matrix protein, B2A-like, producing the protein MACCSTSFCGFPTCSTSGNCGSSCCQPSCCQTSCCQPTSCQTSCCQPSCCQPSCSQPTCCQTSCCQPSCCQTSCCGTGCGIGGGQEGGSGAMSCRVRWCRPDCRVEDTCLPPCCVVSCTPPTCCQLHHAQASCCRPSYCGQSCCRPACCSYCCQPTCCQPTCCQPTCCQPTC